One Sporosarcina sp. FSL W8-0480 genomic window, ATCTGATTATGCAGATGGAACAAATACATTCTCAAAACCCGGTGAAGCACTTTTTTGTGTAGTAGATAAAGATGGCGAGGTTGTTGCAATCGGTGGCATCAATAAATCCCCGTTTTCTCAAGATGAGGAAGTTGCTCGTCTTCGAAGATTTTACGTTTTGGAAAAGGTTCGACGCCAAGGTGTGGGGACTTTGCTACAACAATCAATTGTGGATCATGCGAAAAACCATTTCAAAGAAATCACCGTGCGAACTGATTCAGCGAAAGCAGATGCATTTTATCGTGCATGCGGTTTTGAGTTCGACGATTCTGCCTCTGAAACGACCCATATTTTACGGTTTGATAGCAAGGAGTGAGTCTTCGTTATGCATGTAAAAGAGTTTGGAAATAAAGAAGCACCGCTCCTCGTTTTTCTACATGGGGGCGGTGTAGGAGGTTGGATGTGGGATCGGCAGGCGGACTATTTCACGAACTACCACGTGCTCATTCCTACACTTCAAGGCCATGGGGACAGAAGTGATGAAACGATTTTTTCCATACGGGAAAATGCTGTTGAAGTGATCAAGCTAATAACAGAAAAGAAAAAAGGCGAGGACGTACATATAATCGGTTTCTCAATAGGAGCACAAATTTGTCTTGAAATCTTGAGCCTTGCACCAACTCTTATCAATTCCGCGATGGTCAATAGTGCGGTTGTCATTCCAACGAAATATATGATTCCCTTCATTACACCGACAATTAAAATGACTTTCCCACTTATTAAAAATAAGACGTTCGCTAAGGCACAGGCAAAACAATTGTATATGGATGGAGATTTTTTCACTAAGTATTATGAAGATAGTTTGAGAATGAATCCTTCCACTCTTATAGCGGTTTTAAAAGAGAATATGGCTTTCAAACTACCTGAAAAGATCTCAAATAGCACTGCACGTATTTTAGTGACTGCCGGTGAAAAAGAAAAGGGTTTAGTGAAGAAAAGCGTTCAGAAAATAGTTGACGGTAATCAAAAAGGCGAGACTTTTTTCGTATCGGGAATCGGACATGGATTTCCAGTGGCTAAACCGCAGTTGTTTAACCGGGTATTAAAAGATTGGATTGAAAACGGAGGTCAGGTAGTTGGAAAAATGGAAGGTATTGAACAGTGAATACACGTATAAGTCGCCGTTTGGGAATTTGCGTAAAGATACTTGTGAAATGTCTGATGGAACAGTGATTGAAGATTACTACGTTAACGAGTATGCAGATTGGGTAAATGCAGTTGTGTTGACTGAAGACAATGAAATTGTTTTAGTAAGGCAATACCGCCATCCAGGGAACGGTTTTTATCTTGAAGTACCTGCTGGGAAAATTGAG contains:
- a CDS encoding GNAT family N-acetyltransferase, translated to MGYFVERVNDLNVLNIDQLVQESEKEGYRFVTRLVSDYADGTNTFSKPGEALFCVVDKDGEVVAIGGINKSPFSQDEEVARLRRFYVLEKVRRQGVGTLLQQSIVDHAKNHFKEITVRTDSAKADAFYRACGFEFDDSASETTHILRFDSKE
- a CDS encoding alpha/beta hydrolase, which encodes MHVKEFGNKEAPLLVFLHGGGVGGWMWDRQADYFTNYHVLIPTLQGHGDRSDETIFSIRENAVEVIKLITEKKKGEDVHIIGFSIGAQICLEILSLAPTLINSAMVNSAVVIPTKYMIPFITPTIKMTFPLIKNKTFAKAQAKQLYMDGDFFTKYYEDSLRMNPSTLIAVLKENMAFKLPEKISNSTARILVTAGEKEKGLVKKSVQKIVDGNQKGETFFVSGIGHGFPVAKPQLFNRVLKDWIENGGQVVGKMEGIEQ